TATGCGGGCGTGTGCCGTTACGATACCCCTTCCTTTTATCAGTGCGTTCGTATGGTTCGGCTTGAAGCTGTTCGGTGGCTTGCGCCTGCAAAATCTGGTTCAATATCGATTCCAATAACGCTGACACACCGGAATCCTTGTTATTGCCTAAAAATAGACGGTGCAAAAGTTCTTGATCTACGGTAATCTAGTATTGGGCCATTCAAATTCCTCCTCTTAGAATTTTGGTTTGTCCAACTACTATTCTAACTGAGGAATTTGTTAATGGCCCCTCTTTTTTTGGAAACCAATTTTACACCATTATACGGACTCAACTGGGATTCTTTCGCTGATCAGGAGAAAGATGAGTGGTTTGAAAAGATCTGTACTTCAAGTAAATGATCGTTATAATTTTGCTGAAATTTTGGGGTGTTGAAGTTCACATTAACATATTTATTGAAGATTTTTTGTATAAGTTTTCAGGGGTAGAATTATGCGCTGACATGTTTCTCGACCAGGTATGCGTTCAGTAAAAA
The Capillibacterium thermochitinicola genome window above contains:
- a CDS encoding transposase, whose translation is MTVDQELLHRLFLGNNKDSGVSALLESILNQILQAQATEQLQAEPYERTDKRKGYRNGTRPH